The following proteins are encoded in a genomic region of Mycolicibacterium confluentis:
- a CDS encoding MbtH family protein, which yields MSSNPFDDDDGSFFVLVNSEEQHSLWPVFAEIPTGWRVVHGAASRAECLECIENSWPDIRPRSLRERLAEA from the coding sequence GTGAGTTCAAATCCGTTTGATGATGACGATGGCAGTTTCTTCGTGCTGGTGAACAGCGAAGAACAACACAGTCTCTGGCCAGTCTTCGCCGAGATTCCCACTGGGTGGCGCGTCGTTCATGGTGCGGCCAGTCGGGCCGAATGCCTGGAGTGCATCGAAAACAGCTGGCCGGACATCCGGCCACGGAGTCTTCGCGAGCGACTCGCAGAGGCTTGA